From Sinorhizobium sp. B11:
AGGAGGGTTCCACGCTCAGTTCTGCTCGATCGAGACCCCGTCCTTGCCGATGTTCATCTCGATGCCCTGAGGCTTGCTCTCCTCGTGATAGATGTAGGCGCCGAGGCCGACGACCAGGACGACGAGCGCGCCGATGACAAGATAAAGACCGCTGTTGCGATTCAAGACAGGCTACCCCCAACACGTTGACAGGACAGCCGAAACGCCCGAGAGAGCGCTTGGTTCCGTCAGTCGTCGTTGGCTGCGTTGAGGTTTTCCGGTCGGATGCCGTCATCGTTGGATGTCCGGGCGCGCAGGCGTATGCCAGGGCCTCCCTCGTCCTGATTGCCGCTGGCGATGAAGATGATGCCGCGGGCCTCCAGCGCATTGCGCACATCGATCATGGCGCGCGTCTCTCCTGCCCATTCGCCGTTTTCCAGCGCTGTCACCGTTTCGACGGAAAGTCCTGCATGTGCAGCGAGGTCCTCGATGCTCATGCCGATCATGGCGCGAGCGCCGCGTATCTGTGTTCCTGTAATCATGCCCGAAACTTAGCGCCTTTGCCGAACTTCTCAAGTGGTTGCGAGCGGGCTGAACGCTTGTGGCGAACTTCCAGCGCGGCACAGCCCCAGACGATTCCGAACAGCAGGTAGACGTGCCGCCAGTGGTCGATATCGATGACGTTGCCGATTGTCGCGTGGCCGAGGACCGAGATCCACGCGACCATGAGGAAAGGCTGCCATGGCCGGTCGAGCAGCATGTTGCGGAAGCCGAGAGTGAGCGTCCAGCATAGCATGCCGACATAGCTGACGAAGCCCAGCCAGCCGTAGGTGGTCAGCGATTTCAGCCAGATATTGTGCTCGTCTTCCGGAAACATCGTGCCGAAGACGAGCGGCCCGATACCGAGCGGCCGCTCCATCATCATCTGGAAACCGATGCGATGGCGGTCGAAACGGCCGAGATGCTCGCCGTCATATTGCTGCACGAGCTGGGCGCGGGCGGAAAAGAGCTCGCTGACCTTGGGGACCTGCAGCGCCACCACCAGCGAGGCGGCCATCAGGATGATGGCACCAAGTGACAGGAT
This genomic window contains:
- a CDS encoding helix-turn-helix domain-containing protein, with translation MITGTQIRGARAMIGMSIEDLAAHAGLSVETVTALENGEWAGETRAMIDVRNALEARGIIFIASGNQDEGGPGIRLRARTSNDDGIRPENLNAANDD